From the genome of Miscanthus floridulus cultivar M001 chromosome 10, ASM1932011v1, whole genome shotgun sequence, one region includes:
- the LOC136484911 gene encoding serine/threonine-protein kinase-like protein CCR4 gives MPPPRRLRLHLHAAFFLFLLPIFFLLLATRGPGAAASALSTFALAKADATTIVCALLPSAASPLLVDLNCTAAGGDHAHQETYPSSHPFAALAGGEDFLCAVGPSGERAGDVDMRWWDLSADGGSRSKRVYMGPPLRALSSGAYRVCGVLDSGELHCWRWRGLNISRDLRFVAAAVGDGFLCGILKGTPASIRCFGNDTADPAVAAAPADGSFDVVAACGHHACALSTTGALTCWGLDPPRVDAAATAGYAALALGEAGVCGLRTNFTIRCFGDGVAHPPAGLAHAQFLDVRAQGRAFCGVLMANYSLVCWGGAEFNATNRLVFGGVMPGPCVPMFSCQCGVLPGSANLCDAGRCVCVDCAFELNVARPSASLVPGKGGRSRRTMWIAIAAAGGAFLVFFAALQLALVLWCRQRRRRRRNEQDTSGGAQQWLMPPRLGSSRSRGPGSMVEHFTLDMLHAATDGFSDDSRIGTGSFGSVYRGTLPDGREVAIKRAEDSAKASSSAARPARRRDRETAFNSELTALARANHKNIVCLLGCCADSGERVLVYEFMANGTLHDQLHSRSPMAAAVSSWRGRLTIALGAARGIEYMHVYAVPPIIHRDVKSANILLDDAWTAKIADFGLSSVLDPSAGACGGGGDVDGAGVPQEPLYTGGTVGYMDPEYYRLQHLTDKSDVYSFGVVLLELMSGCRVVQRYAESVTPKNVVEFAVPHILADDVARALDPRLPAPTPDEADALAYVGYLAADCVGPVGCDRPSMTEVVDALERALAACGAAPLSRAGTGRRPVLSRSGTDQFDLTDTD, from the coding sequence atgccgccgccgcgccggcTCCGGCTCCACCTCCATGccgccttcttcctcttcctgctGCCCATCTTCTTCCTGCTGCTCGCGACGCGGGGGCCCGGCGCGGCGGCCTCCGCGCTCTCCACCTTCGCGCTGGCCAAGGCGGACGCCACCACCATAGTGTGCGCGCTGCTGCCGTCGGCGGCGTCGCCGCTGCTGGTCGACCTCAACTGCACGGCGGCCGGCGGCGACCACGCACACCAGGAGACGTACCCGTCCTCGCACCCCTTCGCCGCGCTGGCCGGCGGGGAGGACTTCCTCTGCGCCGTGGGGCCCTCCGGCGAGCGCGCGGGCGACGTCGACATGCGCTGGTGGGACCTGTCCGCCGACGGCGGCAGCAGATCCAAGCGAGTCTACATGGGCCCGCCGCTCCGGGCGCTGTCCTCGGGGGCGTACCGCGTCTGCGGGGTGCTCGACAGCGGGGAGCTCCACTGCTGGCGCTGGCGCGGCCTCAACATCTCCCGGGACCTCCggttcgtcgccgccgccgtcggggaCGGCTTCCTGTGCGGCATCCTCAAAGGGACGCCGGCCTCCATCCGCTGCTTCGGCAACGACACGGCGGACccggccgtcgccgccgcgccggCGGACGGGAGCTTCGACGTCGTGGCCGCGTGCGGCCACCACGCGTGCGCGCTGTCCACGACGGGGGCGCTCACGTGCTGGGGCCTCGACCCTCCCAGGGTCGACGCGGCGGCCACCGCGGGGTACGCGGCGCTGGCATTGGGGGAGGCCGGCGTCTGCGGCCTGCGCACCAATTTCACCATCCGCTGCTTCGGCGACGGCGTCGCCCACCCGCCGGCCGGCCTCGCGCACGCCCAGTTCCTCGACGTGCGCGCGCAGGGCAGGGCCTTCTGCGGCGTGCTCATGGCCAACTACTCCCTCGTCTGCTGGGGCGGCGCCGAGTTCAACGCCACCAACCGCCTCGTCTTCGGCGGCGTCATGCCGGGCCCCTGCGTGCCCATGTTCTCGTGCCAATGCGGCGTCTTGCCGGGCTCCGCCAACCTCTGCGACGCCGGCCGCTGCGTCTGCGTCGACTGCGCGTTCGAGCTCAACGTCGCCAGGCCCAGCGCGTCGCTCGTGCCCGGGAAGGGCGGCAGGAGCAGGAGGACCATGTGGATTGCCatcgcggcggcgggcggcgcttTCCTCGTGTTCTTCGCGGCATTGCAGCTCGCGCTGGTCCTGTGGTGTCgccagcgccggcgccgccgcaggAACGAACAGGATACCTCCGGTGGCGCGCAGCAGTGGCTGATGCCGCCGAGGCTCGGCTCCAGCAGGAGCAGGGGGCCGGGCAGCATGGTGGAGCACTTCACGCTGGACATGCTCCACGCCGCGACGGACGGGTTCTCCGACGACAGCCGGATCGGGACCGGGAGCTTCGGGTCCGTGTACCGCGGCACCCTCCCCGACGGGCGCGAGGTCGCGATCAAGCGCGCCGAGGACTCAGCCaaggcgtcgagctcggcggcgCGCCCGGCGCGGCGCCGCGACCGGGAGACGGCGTTCAACTCGGAGCTGACCGCGCTGGCGCGCGCCAACCACAAGAACATCGTGTGCCTGCTGGGCTGCTGCGCCGACTCCGGCGAGCGCGTGCTGGTGTACGAGTTCATGGCCAACGGCACGCTGCACGACCAGCTGCACAGCCGCAGCCCCATGGCGGCGGCCGTGTCGTCGTGGCGTGGACGCCTCACCATCGCGCTGGGCGCGGCGCGGGGCATCGAGTACATGCACGTCTACGCCGTGCCGCCCATCATCCACCGCGACGTCAAGTCCGCCAACATCCTGCTCGACGACGCGTGGACCGCCAAGATCGCCGACTTCGGGCTGTCCTCCGTGCTGGACCCCAGCGCGGgcgcctgcggcggcggcggcgacgtcgaCGGCGCCGGTGTGCCGCAGGAGCCGCTCTACACGGGGGGCACGGTGGGGTACATGGACCCGGAGTACTACCGGCTGCAGCACCTGACGGACAAgagcgacgtgtacagcttcggcgtgGTGCTCCTGGAGCTCATGTCGGGGTGCCGCGTCGTGCAGCGCTACGCCGAGAGCGTGACGCCCAAGAACGTGGTGGAGTTCGCGGTGCCGCACATCCTCGCCGACGACGTCGCGCGCGCGCTGGAcccgcgcctccccgcgcccacgcccgacgAGGCCGACGCGCTGGCCTACGTGGGCTACCTCGCCGCCGACTGCGTGGGCCCCGTGGGGTGCGACCGCCCGTCCATGACCGAGGTCGTCGACGCCCTGGAGCGCGCCCTCGCGGCCTGCGGGGCGGCGCCGCTCTCCCGCGCCGGCACCGGCCGCCGCCCCGTGCTCTCCCGCTCCGGCACCGACCAGTTCGACCTCACCGACACCGACTAG